The following proteins come from a genomic window of Sphaerisporangium rubeum:
- a CDS encoding LCP family protein — protein MSEHRHSASVSDRGEPRPGRRASRARQQEAPPHAYQPEGPPHAYQPEGPPRARRPEAPPRTHQPEAPPRGPAGGERSRRHRAAAAPPPGTGHLEDGPPSRRRRAAEPPVPPDDPGSRRGRDSGGGKRGRVLAWISIALTVVLVGVSLGGYTLYRSLLGNLRTQDVSGGLNANRPVNTTGALNVLLVGSDTRAGDNKRYGQHMENEGERTDTIILLHVSPNRDKATLISFPRDSMVQIPACKNARTKVAIPPRLDMINSAFNEGGMACTINTIEANTNIRIDHFIKVDFTGFKNIVDALGGIQICVPQAVSDKKAKLELRAGKQIVRGETALAYVRARYQLGDGSDISRIKRQQIFLSQVAKKATSGDTLTNPGKLIALITAAAQSVVMDPQLDVDTLVQIAQSARSLTATGVKFVTVPWEPYPTDKNRVQWKQPDAGRLFESLRNDIEVTPTAKPSASASGPAKPSIKPAQVKVQVLNGTSTPGRAKDVAEALAAQGFDVVQVGDARNADGTDRPQTQVLYSKKAADGADYAAPLAAKLVGKVAPGDGKIKPGSVTPFVPSASATPAAPDAQANADGAAAEGPVIQLVIGADFKGVKVPVTIPDSARVVDSKTDVCST, from the coding sequence ATGAGCGAGCACCGACACTCCGCCTCGGTGTCGGACCGGGGAGAGCCGCGTCCGGGCCGCCGAGCGAGCCGCGCACGCCAGCAGGAGGCGCCGCCGCACGCGTACCAGCCCGAGGGGCCGCCGCACGCGTACCAGCCGGAGGGGCCGCCTCGCGCACGCCGGCCGGAGGCGCCGCCGCGCACCCATCAGCCCGAGGCGCCACCGCGTGGGCCGGCCGGCGGCGAGCGTTCCCGCCGCCACCGCGCCGCCGCGGCGCCTCCCCCCGGGACCGGCCACCTGGAGGACGGCCCACCGTCCCGCCGCCGCAGGGCCGCCGAGCCCCCCGTGCCGCCGGACGACCCGGGGTCGCGGCGGGGCCGCGACTCAGGCGGCGGAAAGCGCGGCCGGGTGCTGGCCTGGATCAGCATCGCGCTGACAGTCGTCCTCGTCGGTGTCTCCCTCGGCGGCTACACCCTGTACCGCAGCCTCCTCGGCAACCTGCGCACCCAGGACGTCAGCGGCGGCCTCAACGCCAACCGGCCGGTCAACACCACAGGCGCGCTCAACGTGCTGCTCGTCGGCTCCGACACCAGGGCCGGCGACAACAAGCGGTACGGCCAGCACATGGAGAACGAGGGGGAGCGCACCGACACGATCATCCTCCTGCACGTCTCCCCCAACCGCGACAAGGCCACCCTGATCAGCTTCCCCCGCGATTCGATGGTGCAGATCCCCGCCTGCAAGAACGCGCGCACCAAGGTCGCGATCCCGCCGCGGCTCGACATGATCAACTCGGCGTTCAACGAAGGCGGCATGGCCTGCACGATCAACACGATCGAGGCCAACACCAACATCCGCATCGACCACTTCATCAAGGTCGACTTCACCGGCTTCAAGAACATCGTGGACGCGCTCGGCGGCATCCAGATCTGCGTGCCGCAGGCCGTGAGCGACAAGAAGGCCAAGCTGGAGCTGCGGGCCGGCAAGCAGATCGTCCGCGGCGAGACGGCCCTGGCGTACGTCCGCGCCAGGTACCAGCTCGGCGACGGCAGCGACATCAGCCGCATCAAGCGCCAGCAGATCTTCCTGTCCCAGGTGGCCAAGAAGGCCACGAGCGGCGACACCCTGACCAACCCCGGCAAGCTCATCGCCTTGATCACCGCCGCCGCGCAGTCGGTGGTGATGGACCCGCAGCTCGACGTGGACACGCTGGTGCAGATCGCGCAGAGCGCGCGCAGCCTCACCGCGACCGGCGTGAAGTTCGTGACCGTGCCGTGGGAGCCGTACCCGACCGACAAGAACCGCGTGCAGTGGAAGCAGCCGGACGCCGGCCGGCTGTTCGAGTCGCTGCGCAACGACATCGAGGTGACGCCGACCGCCAAGCCGAGCGCCAGCGCCTCGGGCCCGGCCAAACCGTCCATCAAGCCGGCCCAGGTGAAGGTGCAGGTCCTCAACGGCACCAGCACCCCCGGCAGGGCCAAGGACGTCGCCGAGGCGCTCGCGGCGCAGGGCTTCGACGTCGTGCAGGTCGGTGACGCGCGCAACGCCGACGGCACCGACCGGCCGCAGACCCAGGTGCTCTACTCCAAGAAGGCCGCGGACGGCGCCGACTACGCCGCGCCGCTCGCCGCCAAGCTGGTCGGCAAGGTCGCCCCCGGCGACGGCAAGATCAAGCCCGGCAGCGTCACGCCGTTCGTCCCGAGTGCCTCCGCCACCCCGGCGGCCCCGGATGCGCAGGCGAACGCGGACGGCGCGGCGGCCGAGGGCCCGGTGATCCAGCTCGTCATCGGCGCCGACTTCAAGGGGGTCAAGGTGCCGGTCACCATCCCCGACAGCGCACGCGTCGTCGACTCCAAGACCGATGTGTGCAGCACCTGA